A stretch of Planococcus citri chromosome 5, ihPlaCitr1.1, whole genome shotgun sequence DNA encodes these proteins:
- the trol gene encoding basement membrane-specific heparan sulfate proteoglycan core protein isoform X10 yields the protein MSLKILLVAIAFLFQFQLTVQQACNNSTEFTCKDGQCIGIIGRCDNLFQCGDRSDEENCSTPIITTPTTTTSTTTTPTSTTTTSTTTTPTSTTTTSTTTSSSTTSTPTSTTKTGCRPDQITCYDGACIDGRQRCDKVKDCSQGEDEEGCPTGHITSTTTLASTSNICSNIEFSCNNGICISDRFRCDGFPDCIDNSDEENCPTYTTPSPPPPTPPIIRCNADEFRCDDSHCIPNVRRCDDFPDCRDGSDEANCVRCQPDEFQCDDRHCVPTNRRCDGFPDCRDRSDESGCTTTTTSTTESPSRCLPNEFRCDDNHCIAGARRCDGYPDCRDASDEVRCTGPPSGCGPNLFTCTIRRQCVPIQSVCNNRTECFDGTDEANCPISREYLNLRAYPTDQIIKQSQEVVFQCRDEGPLRVPVTWVRGGNQPLPASSRINEQGRLEIPNIQLSHSGTYICRAVEPFYSRFPRSEITVFLSVEAFVPITARPIKVCRANESTCLNGDCIPTQLVCDGRVDCSDGSDEVRCPNGKGCEPDQFTCDNNMCIQKNWRCDGENDCRDGSDERGCEPSPPGSPCRYDEFHCTGNVTQQCIPKSFQCDDHSDCFDGTDEVGCAKVEVIQPPPPLITIDQGGTFNITCTVYGVPTPLVVWRLNWGHVPSKCTSTSVNGVGVLTCPNIEPQDAGAYSCEGINSKGFLIVNPNCILVVRPYARPQCPPGQFNDLARDREECINCFCFGATTVCQSANLYVYELQPPITQLNQLSYVSVSYSSAFGEINFNPNELIQLRTSILGQNSFRVQGLFDPSQSTYPYFSFLSAFRGNQLKSYGGYIRYNIRYDTGSSVLDTPVIIISGSGNKIFYNGTQYFTNNGTQLISTRSEQVSARLFYGSWFKEGYGNNAGGDQPSIIKPTLATREDIMTVLVNIDQIVLKLQYTDSRLVDTVISNFNIDSASASNYGLGQAAYVEQCSCPLGYTGLSCESCSSGYTRTDGGYIGRCVPTPIDCAPGSYGNPAIGIPCQPCACPSSNPTNQFGRTCYLDSSDRQLTCQCPPGYIGRRCERCAPGYSGNPLLPGDYCKPALCNPDGSADLSTGPPCNCKPFVTGERCDRCRSNSFHLASTNPYGCISCFCMGVTSSCSSSSWYRQVIATTFIRNTEDFKIVRRQDIQRVITEGLEVRASDREIVYSSFSPSEQSVYYWLLPQRYLGDKVTSYGGVLNYTLRYVPLQGDQISRNNAPDVEIISGNEIRLLYFKPDRELQPNGFETVSVPLFEQYWQREDGQPAGREYFLMALAGLNNILIKATYTTTTSEVGLQSVVLETAEERNTGLRPAYEVEECRCPPGYRGLSCQECDAGYTRIQQGLYLGLCERCNCFGHSQDCDADTGTCLNCANFTTGPDCGTCQPGYTGNPKSGEACRPVTEPNYCNCDPRGISQQGCPCNCKPNVIENNCGTCRPGTFDLQESHRAGCLECWCSGLTNQCQSSNLFVTQIPMPILDGNHGFTLSLPDRRPFPVSRFDLDIAQNKIGFDYTIARGQRLYWSLPSQFTGNKLSSYGGNLTWTQGYSGPSDAVPFNDIDLIIYGGDGVNLFWTSGVSMGPGVPATRSAKLEENEFTRLTTTGSRRASRADLLRVLSSIDAILIRTSFRSQTSYVFISDVSMDTAVSQPFTNVRATQVESCRCPTGYRGLSCESCQTGYYLDDITNQGKQCRKCPCNGREESCSLGPNAQISCKCLPGYSGNYCEDSVGVLLNIKLSPLKIIRPIGSRVTFTCSYESSERLFIRFVKNYTTNNEILLKDTTDLLMSQITYTKLEGQKSVQIVIEPNLQFIICQVVDENGLIFGTINAKIFPDTPTLTPRPVRCNPDEYECRDGHCIPFQRRCDGFADCRDRTDELNCPGGPGSTPDTEPSTSTEPNQPKPSIVVVIREPAIQIVALGTTIRYNCRAQSAFTGQYVIVKWSKEDGILPPARSVDDGNGNLVVINAQTSDTGTYVCTAYDNRTYVSQRVYLTVGEQSAPRVSLVPTGSVTLFAGQSLSVSCEASGVPVPTVEFGRSPGSYANNRKSGLRNTVFNIQSVRKSDEGIYYCRANNSVGYDSQEIVVYVNDIGSQTTISPPGSSNEVRVTVEPSEFIGSSGDQINLQCTVSANIPYRIIWTRYPDLPLQQGINERDGRLFINSASQQDSGVYVCSAISEQTGIILSRIEVNVNVAPSRRPALLTIEPERQTVAQGTLAKISCIVGNDPNARVTWRKANENLPAYFQQVGNELQIPQVDVKDRGVYVCELNYGDGNILQVHSILEVQRREAPAVEIYPKDRQTVFIGGTALIQCRVSRGEPSPTLTWSRTNNQQLSSHVETLDGGVLRFSRITEEDEGQYICTASNLVGSVTSVATLELISPPIITLNPRGPYIVPLGQSVRIECTARGRPAPAVFWLDQNIENSPLENGSRPLLRAQRPQTAVFEIYRARLADSKTYTCVADNSAGRVEEKIVIIVQEDDYGRYPPQSSIAPDEEIIFPLGTTATLRCNVGSSNDLVNVQWVRENGDLPDNHRIYNADLIIYGITRSNAGKYTCVGIGNDNAPLFSKSINLRVTGGPPKISLNPAIQTVRPGDNANVECTAEGDQPIAIQWTTKTGAPFTRSTSTIEGRLMFRGITVNDAGQYVCTARNTWGEAEAVAEVQVSEIIRPTRPTIKAPDHVQNTYEGQDIELKCVVDIPRIRHQVTWRREHGALPRTSQVLGETLRLINIRAEDADRYICEISSASGISSDFIDVQVERTCLPDEFRCNNGQCILKVLYCDTIQHCNDNSDEIECHKYRRDTSNISLNIESNKDPIKIGDSVTLLCNAIGDVDGNLIWSKPDGSFESNVRVDRNVLRIADVQPSNRGVYRCSAYTSNGINGLRSADYTIEVQLADITIPNSAIDIKTAKYGQHIDLDCSVSLEPPVNYSWIVHTYDKSLRRIVNSDKISVHNLTVDESGLYTCSARNGKTTFNIPRALVVTEVIPAFSRNSYLTLRPLVNADNNFEIEITFRPKADSGLILYSGEKNDGTGDYISFGLNFGTPEFRFDVGSGPAVIRGVQPLSMNTWHTVRLIRDKREGYMEINKRENYTGSSPGSFERLDLKFPLFIGGLPTDANYNNSGFVSGFEGCVNMLLINNRVANLKKEMIGANNLEDCDNCRINPCQHSGVCQQTLTPSGYTCICLPGYSGDNCELAKEICYLDSCGTGTCVENENGIDCRCPLGKTGKKCEKSINIETPAFLKNSWLAYQAPLLKKRFRLVLKLKPLGESTESYVDDGLIFYIAENEDGSGDYISLSISSSFAELKFKISGRDVALRSDHYLVPHEEVQVNITMTAAQAMFSVGNAPAVAQEFNPRAESAELKLYTPLYVGGYDKYLTKLPDDLLVRNGFHGCISMLDVSGTNIKMLQSSISSSNVNDCYSTFGDICRSKMPCQNGGICKTTRDTYKCDCAFSFSGTNCERQKDMCEIMNNPCQNNAKCVGTSNSLKCYCDLGFTGEHCERRINIEDSISVNGDGYIELPGSLLPHYNLNDLTVVIYFTTRASEGLLLWHGQNEKINGRNYDYFAIGISNGYVELAYKSNDVERTLRATDHRVNDGKPHTIRAIRRMETISFELDSVTSELATLESKFEIRGDIFVGGTPNPYMTGNLYRRGFVGCIHALYLQNQRQVHFGTEAKSARNVGQCSTSSFYETNAIDEAN from the exons CATGTAATAATTCGACAGAATTCACGTGTAAGGATGGCCAATGTATTGGCATAATAGGACGATGTGATAACTTGTTTCAATGTGGAGATAGATCGGACGAAGAAAATTGTAGTACACCTATTATTACAACTCCTACAACTACAACGTCTACTACTACAACTCCCACTAGTACTACTACAACGTCTACTACTACTACTCCCACTAGTACTACTACGACTAGTACTACGACTTCTAGTAGTACGACTAGTACTCCCACTAGTACTACTAAAACAG GATGCCGACCAGATCAGATAACTTGCTATGATGGTGCTTGTATCGATGGTAGACAAAGATGCGATAAAGTAAAAGACTGTTCTCAGGGAGAAGACGAAGAAGGTTGTCCTACAG GACATATTACTTCTACTACTACATTAGCTAGTACCTCGAATATCTGCTCGAACATTGAATTTTCATGTAATAATGGAATTTGCATCAGCGATCGTTTTCGCTGCGATGGTTTTCCTGATTGCATTGACAATAGCGACGAAGAAAATTGTCCGACGT ATACTACACCTTCACCTCCACCACCAACACCTCCGATAATCAGATGTAATGCCGATGAATTCCGGTGTGACGATAGTCATTGTATACCGAATGTACGAAGATGCGATGACTTTCCCGATTGTCGTGATGGATCTGACGAAGCAAACtgcg TAAGATGCCAACCGGATGAATTCCAGTGCGATGATAGACATTGTGTGCCAACTAATAGAAGATGCGATGGCTTTCCGGATTGTCGAGATAGAAGCGACGAATCAGGCTGTACAACTACTACAACGTCGACGACTGAGTCGCCGTCGAGATGCTTACCAAATGAATTTAGATGTGATGATAACCATTGTATAGCAGGAGCACGCAGATGTGACGGATACCCCGACTGCAGAGATGCATCCGATGAAGTTCGATGTACAGGACCTCCTTCTGGTTGCGGGCCTAATCTGTTTACCTGTACAATACGTAGACAGTGCGTACCTATTCAGAGTGTTTGCAATAATCGAACGGAATGTTTTGATGGCACCGATGAAGCAAATTGtccaa tATCCCGCGAATACTTGAATTTGAGAGCTTATCCAACGGACCAAATTATCAAACAAA GCCAAGAAGTTGTCTTCCAATGTCGTGACGAAGGACCATTGAGGGTGCCTGTAACCTGGGTACGTGGTGGTAATCAGCCATTACCAGCAAGTTCAAGGATCAATGAACAAGGACGATTGGAAATACCAAATATTCAA TTATCGCACAGTGGCACGTACATATGCAGAGCCGTCGAACCATTTTATTCGCGATTTCCCAGATCAGAAATCACAGTCTTTTTGTCTGTTGAAGCTT TTGTTCCGATCACTGCTAGACCTATTAAAGTTTGCCGAGCCAACGAGTCGACTTGTCTGAATGGTGATTGCATCCCTACCCAGTTAGTTTGCGATGGACGTGTAGATTGCTCTGATGGATCTGATGAAGTGCGTTGTCCTAATGGCAAAGGTTGCGAACCAGATCAGTTTACGTGCGATAATAACAtgtgtattcaaaaaaattggcgtTGTGATGGAGAAAACGATTGTAGAGATGGATCAGATGAACGTGGCTGCGAACCTAGTCCACCAG GATCACCTTGTCGATACGACGAATTCCATTGCACCGGTAACGTGACTCAACAATGTATTCCTAAATCATTCCAGTGCGACGACCACAGCGACTGTTTCGATGGAACGGACGAAGTTGGTTGCG cgAAAGTTGAAGTGATACAACCACCTCCACCACTGATTACTATCGATCAAGGAGGTACCTTCAATATTACTTGTACCGTTTACGGTGTACCTACACCATTGGTTGTATGGCGTCTGAATTGGGGACACGTTCCAAGCAAATGCACATCGACCAGTGTCAACGGCGTCGGAGTATTGACTTGTCCAAATATCGAA cCACAAGATGCAGGTGCTTACAGTTGCGAAGGTATCAACTCGAAAGGATTCCTTATCGTTAATCCTAATTGTATCCTGGTTGTTCGCCCATATGCTCGACCTCAGTGTCCTCCCGGACAGTTCAATGATTTGGCACGTGATCGCGAAGAATGCATCAATTGTTTCTGTTTCGGAGCGACGACAGTTTGCCAGAGCGCTAATTTATACGTATACGAA ttaCAGCCTCCTATTACTCAATTGAATCAGTTATCTTATGTTAGTGTATCTTATAGTTCAGCATTcggtgaaattaatttcaacccgaacgaattaattcagtTGAGAACGTCGATATTGGGCCAAAACAGCTTCCGA GTTCAAGGTTTATTCGATCCGAGTCAATCGACTTATCCTTATTTCTCTTTCTTGAGTGCATTCAGAGGTAATCAATTGAAATCGTACGGCGGATATATTAGATACAATATACGATACGATACTGGAAGCTCAGTCTTGGATACACCTGTGATCATTATTTCG gGAAGCGGTAATAAAATATTCTACAACGGAACTCAATACTTCACCAATAACGGAACTCAATTAATATCTACTCGAAGCGAGCAAGTTTCTGCTCGTCTATTCTACGGATCTTGGTTCAAAGAAGGATACGGCAATAATGCCGGTGGTGACCAACCTTCCATCATCAAACCTACGTTAGCCACTCGCGAAGACATCATGACGGTTTTGGTCAACATTGATCAAATAGTGTTGAA ATTACAGTACACCGATTCGCGACTCGTCGATACAGTCATTTCCAACTTCAATATAGATTCAGCATCTGCTTCGAATTACGGTCTAGGACAAGCTGCCTATGTTGAACAATGCTCATGTCCTCTCGGATACACTGGATTATCTTGCGAA AGCTGCTCTTCCGGATACACTCGTACCGATGGTGGTTATATAGGAAGATGCGTTCCGACTCCAATCGATTGTGCTCCAGGTTCTTATGGAAATCCTGCCATAGGAATCCCGTGCCAGCCTTGTGCTTGTCCATCGAGCAACCCCACAAATCA GTTTGGAAGAACTTGCTATCTGGATTCATCAGATAGACAGCTCACGTGTCAATGTCCACCTGGATATATAGGAAGACGTTGCGAACGTTGTGCACCTGGCTACTCCGGTAATCCTCTGCTTCCTGGCGATTATTGTAAACCAG CACTCTGTAATCCGGATGGATCGGCTGATCTTAGTACTGGACCACCGTGTAATTGTAAA ccatttgTCACTGGTGAACGTTGCGACCGATGTAGATCAAATTCATTCCATTTAGCTTCCACCAATCCATACGGTTGCATCAGTTGTTTCTGTATGGGAGTTACGTCCAGCTGTTCAAGCTCTAGTTGGTATAGACAAGTG ATTGCAACTACATTTATTAGAAACACCGAAGATTTCAAAATCGTTCGCAGACAAGATATTCAAAGAGTCATTACCGAAGGATTAGAAGTTCGTGCTAGTGATCGTGAAATCGTTTATAGTTCATTCTCACCTTCAGAACAAAGC GTATATTATTGGTTGTTACCTCAACGTTACCTCGGCGATAAAGTTACCAGTTATGGAGGTGTACTCAACTACACACTTCGATACGTTCCACTCCAAGGAGATCAGATCTCTAGAAATAATGCCCCCGATGTCGAAATTATCAGC GGTAACGAAATTCGTCTACTGTATTTCAAACCTGACCGCGAATTACAACCAAATGGTTTCGAAACTGTATCTGTACCATTATTCGAACAATATTGGCAACGAGAAGATGGCCAGCCAGCCGGTAGGGAATATTTCCTAATGGCTTTAGCTGGACTAAACAATATTCTCATCAAAGCAACTTACACCACCACCACTTCGGAAGTTGG ATTACAAAGCGTCGTTTTGGAAACGGCTGAAGAACGAAATACCGGTTTGAGACCAGCTTACGAAGTAGAAGAGTGCAGATGTCCTCCAGGATACAGAGGATTATCGTGTCAAGAATGCGATGCTGGATACACTCGTATTCAACAAGGACTTTATCTAGGTTTATGCGAACGTTGCAATTGTTTCGGACATTCTCAAGATTGCGACGCTGATACCGGAACTTGTTTG AATTGCGCCAACTTTACCACCGGTCCAGATTGCGGCACTTGCCAACCGGGTTACACCGGTAATCCGAAATCCGGCGAAGCTTGCCGTCCTGTTACCGAACCAAATTATTGTAATTGCGATCCTCGAGGTATTTCACAGCAAGGTTGTCCGTGTAATTGTAAA CCGAACGTGATTGAAAACAATTGCGGTACCTGCCGGCCAGGAACTTTCGATTTACAAGAATCTCATCGCGCAGGATGTCTAGAGTGTTGGTGTTCCGGTTTAACCAATCAGTGCCAGTCTTCGAATTTATTCGTTACGCAAATTCCGATGCCTATTCTCGATGGTAATCACGGATTCACGTTATCACTGCC AGATCGAAGGCCTTTCCCTGTTTCTCGATTCGACTTGGATATCGCTCAGAATAAAATCGGATTCGATTACACGATCGCTCGAGGACAACGTCTTTATTGGTCTTTGCCATCTCAATTCACTGGAAATAAG ttATCTTCGTATGGCGGTAATTTAACATGGACTCAAGGATATTCGGGACCTTCCGACGCTGTCCCTTTCAACGATATCGATTTAATCATTTACGGTGGCGATGGTGTGAACTTATTCTGGACCAGCGGGGTTTCAATGGGGCCAGGAGTGCCTGCG ACTAGAAGcgcaaaattggaagaaaacgAATTCACGCGTCTTACGACAACGGGTAGCCGAAGAGCTAGTAGAGCTGATTTATTGAGGGTGTTGTCTTCCATCGACGCTATTCTTATTCGCACTTCGTTCAGATCTCAAACGTCTTACGTATTCATAAGTGACGTCAGTATGGATACAGCTGTATCTCAGCCATTCACCAATGTTAGAGCTACTCAAGTTGAAAGCTGTCGTTGCCCGACTGGGTATAGAGGATTGTCTTGCGAA agcTGTCAAACCGGATATTACCTCGATGACATCACTAACCAAGGAAAACAGTGCCGAAAATGCCCGTGTAATGGACGCGAAGAAAGTTGTTCACTAGGTCCGAATGCCCAAATAAGTTGCAAATGTTTGCCAGGATATTCAGGCAACTATTGCGAAG ACAGCGTCGGCGTTCTGCTGAATATCAAATTATCGCCCTTAAAGATAATTCGACCAATCGGCTCCAGAGTTACGTTTACTTGCTCGTACGAGAGTTCAGAGAGATTGTTTATacgttttgtgaaaaattacaccactAATAACGAGATACTGCTCAAGGACACGACCGATTTACTTATGAGTCAGATCACTTATACGAAATTGGAAGGACAGAAAAGCGTTCAAATAGTAATCGAGCCGAATTTGCAATTCATCATTTGTCAAGTCGTCGATGAAAACGGATTAATATTCGGCACGATAAACGCCAAGATATTTCCAG ATACGCCAACTCTAACACCTAGACCGGTCAGATGTAACCCTGACGAATACGAATGTAGAGATGGCCATTGTATACCGTTCCAACGTAGATGCGACGGATTCGCAGATTGCAGAGACAGAACTGACGAATTAAACTGTCCTG GTGGTCCAGGGAGTACACCTGATACCGAACCATCCACTTCAACTGAACCGAATCAACCGAAGCCTTCGATTGTCGTCGTGATTCGAGAACCTGCTATTCAAATCGTAGCCCTTGGAACTACAATCCGATACAACTGTAGAGCGCAATCCGCATTTACTGGG caatatgTTATTGTTAAATGGTCTAAAGAAGACGGCATACTACCTCCGGCCAGATCTGTTGACGATGGTAACGGTAATTTAGTCGTGATCAACGCACAGACCAGCGATACTGGTACCTACGTGTGTACTGCGTACGATAACCGAACTTACGTTAGTCAAAGAGTCTATCTTACTGTTGGAG AACAATCAGCGCCTAGAGTATCTTTAGTTCCAACTGGTTCAGTGACGCTGTTTGCTGGTCAATCACTTTCTGTGAGCTGCGAAGCTTCCGGTGTACCGGTTCCTACGGTTGAATTCGGAAGATCGCCTGGATCGTATGCTAATAATAGAAAG AGTGGACTTAGAAATACCGTATTCAATATTCAATCTGTGAGAAAATCTGACGAAGGAATTTACTATTGCCGAGCCAATAATTCGGTCGGTTACGATAGCCAAGAGATTGTCGTTTATGTAAATG ATATCGGTAGTCAAACTACGATTAGTCCTCCTGGCTCGTCAAACGAAGTTCGTGTAACAGTCGAACCCAGCGAATTCATTGGATCATCGGGAGATCAAATTAATTTACAATGTACTGTTTCCGCGAATATCCCATACAG AATTATATGGACTCGTTACCCCGACCTACCTTTACAACAGGGAATAAACGAAAGAGACGGTAGGCTGTTCATTAACTCGGCATCACAGCAAGATTCCGGCGTATACGTTTGCTCAGCAATTTCCGAACAAACCGGAATTATCCTTAGTCGAATTGAAGTCAATGTTAATGTCGCTCCGTCGAG GAGACCAGCCTTGTTGACAATCGAACCCGAAAGACAAACTGTGGCTCAAGGAACGTTGGCTAAAATCTCGTGTATAGTTGGAAACGATCCGAATGCTCGTGTTACATGGCGTAAAGCGAATGAAAACTTACCAGCTTATTTCCAA caAGTCGGAAACGAATTGCAAATACCTCAAGTTGATGTGAAAGATCGTGGTGTTTATGTTTGCGAATTGAACTACGGTGATGGAAATATTCTCCAGGTGCATTCCATCCTTGAAGTTCAAA GACGTGAAGCTCCAGCGGTGGAAATTTACCCGAAAGATAGACAAACCGTATTCATCGGAGGTACAGCGTTGATTCAATGTCGTGTCAGCAGAGGTGAACCATCTCCAACTCTCACCTGGTCTCGAACCAATAACCAACAATTGTCTTCTCACGTCGAAACGCTCGACGGCGGAGTTCTAAG ATTCTCACGTATCACCGAAGAAGACGAAGGACAGTATATTTGTACAGCTAGCAACTTGGTCGGAAGTGTGACCTCTGTTGCAACTTTGGAACTAATTTCTCCGCCGATCATTACTCTCAATCCTCGCGGTCCTTACATCGTACCTCTCGGTCAAAGTGTTCGAATCGAATGTACAGCCAGAGGTAGACCCGCGCCAGCAGTTTTCTGGCTAgatcaaaacatcgaaaa ttctcCACTCGAAAATGGGTCTCGTCCTCTACTTAGGGCACAAAGGCCACAAACAGCTGTTTTCGAAATATACCGAGCTCGGCTAGCTGATTCTAAGACATACACGTGTGTTGCCGATAATTCTGCCGGACGAGTCGAAGAAAAAATAGTGATCATTGTACAAGAGGACGACTACGGTCGTTATCCACCACAATCTAGCATTGCACCTGACGAAGAGATCATATTTCCTTTAGGAACTACCGCTACCTTACGTTGTAACGTTG gCTCATCTAACGATTTGGTCAACGTTCAATGGGTCCGAGAAAATGGCGATTTACCAGATAACCACAGAATTTACAACGCTGATCTGATCATTTACGGTATTACTCGATCAAACGCCGGAAAATACACTTGTGTTGGAATTGGAAACGATAACGCGCCGTTGTTCTCCAAATCAATCAACCTGAGAGTTACCG GTGGTCCGCCGAAAATATCGTTGAATCCGGCCATCCAAACTGTTCGTCCTGGTGATAACGCTAATGTAGAATGTACCGCCGAAGGAGATCAACCTATTGCTATTCAATGGACGACCAAAACTGGTGCACCGTTTACAAGATCCACTTCCACCATTGAAGGACGTCTGATG TTCCGTGGCATCACAGTCAACGACGCAGGCCAATACGTTTGCACTGCCAGGAATACATGGGGTGAAGCCGAAGCCGTTGCCGAAGTCCAAGTCAGTG aaATCATTCGACCAACTCGACCAACTATCAAAGCTCCAGATCATGTTCAAAACACCTACGAAGGGCAAGACATAGAATTAAAATGTGTCGTCGATATTCCCCGTATT CGTCACCAAGTTACCTGGCGTAGAGAACATGGCGCTTTACCACGAACCAGTCAAGTACTCGGCGAGACTTTACGTCTGATTAATATCAGAGCCGAAGACGCCGATCGATACATTTGCGAAATTTCCTCAGCTTCTGGAATCAGCAGCGACTTTATCGACGTACAAGTCGAAC GAACCTGCTTACCGGATGAGTTCCGTTGCAACAATGGTCAATGTATCTTGAAAGTATTATATTGTGACACGATACAACACTGCAATGATAATTCGGACGAAATAGAATGTCACAAATATAGACGCG ATACGAGTAATATTTCACTGAATATCGAATCGAACAAGGATCCTATCAAAATTGGTGACTCGGTTACGTTATTATGTAACGCCATCGGTGATGTTGACGGAAATCTTATTTGGTCCAAACCTGACGGATCGTTTGAATCGAATGTTCGGGTCGATAGAAACGTTTTAAG gaTCGCCGATGTGCAACCTTCCAACAGGGGTGTTTACCGGTGCTCGGCTTATACCAGTAATGGAATTAATGGATTGAGATCTGCCGATTATACCATCGAAGTTCAAC TTGCTGATATTACTATTCCAAACTCAGCCATCGATATTAAAACCGCCAAATATGGTCAACACATCGACTTAGATTGCTCTGTGAGCTTAGAGCCACCCGTCAACTATTCGTGGATCGTGCACACTTACGATAAATCGCTGAGACGAATTGTCAATTCG GATAAAATATCGGTACATAATCTAACAGTGGACGAAAGCGGTCTTTACACTTGCAGCGCGAGAAATGGAAAAACCACCTTTAATATACCTCGTGCACTCGTCGTCACCGAAGTGATTCCAGCTTTCTCGAGAAACAGTTACTTAACTCTTAGACCTTTGGTCAACGCCgataataatttcgaaattgaGATCACATTCAGGCCGAAAGCTGACAGCG GGTTGATATTGTACAGTGGAGAGAAAAACGACGGTACCGGAGATTACATTTCGTTCGGATTGAACTTCGGAACACCAGAGTTCAGATTCGATGTAGGTTCTGGACCTGCAGTCATCAGAGGCGTACAACCGTTATCGATGAACACCTGGCATACAGTTCGATTGATTCGAGACAAGAGAGAAG GTTATATGGAAATTAATAAACGAGAAAATTACACCGGATCGTCGCCAGGATCGTTCGAACGTTTGGATTTGAAATTCCCCCTATTCATTGGTGGTTTACCTACGGACGCTAACTACAATAATAGCGGTTTTGTTAGCGGATTTGAAG GTTGCGTGAATATGCTGCTAATCAACAACAGAGTTGCCAACTTGAAGAAAGAAATGATCGGAGCTAATAATCTCGAAGACTGCGATAACTGCAGAATTAATCCTTGTCAACATAGTGGAGTATGCCAACAAACCTTGACTCCGAGCGGATACACTTGCATCTGTTTACCCGGCTACAGCGGCGATAATTGCGAATTGGCTAAGGAAATAtgttacctag ATTCCTGCGGCACAGGCACGTGCGTAGAAAACGAAAATGGCATCGATTGCCGATGTCCTTTGGGTAAAACGGGTAAAAAATGCGAGAAAAGTATCAACATCGAAACTCCAGCTTTCCTCAAGAATTCTTGGCTCGCCTATCAAGCGCCATTACTGAAGAAAAG ATTCAGACTCGTCCTCAAACTGAAACCTCTCGGAGAATCGACCGAATCGTACGTCGACGACGGATTAATTTTCTACATCGCTGAAAACGAAGACGGTTCCGGAGATTATATTTCATTATCCATTTCCAGCAGCTTTGccgaattgaaattcaaaatttcaggac GAGATGTTGCTTTAAGATCTGATCATTACCTGGTACCTCACGAAGAAGTCCAAGTGAACATTACGATGACCGCAGCTCAAGCCATGTTCAGCGTTGGCAATGCTCCTGCTGTCGCTCAAGAATTCAATCCTCGCGCCGAATCTGCCGAATTGAAATTATACACTCCGTTGTACGTCGGCGGATACGATAAATATCTTACCAAACTGCCAGATGATTTACTAGTCAGAAATGGTTTCCATGGATGTATTTCGATG CTCGACGTGTCTGGAACTAACATCAAAATGTTGCAATCGAGCATTTCCTCGAGCAACGTGAACGATTGTTACTCGACGTTCGGTGATATTTGTCGCAGCAAGATGCCTTGTCAAAATGGTGGCATTTGTAAAACGACCAGAGATACGTATAAATGCGATTGTGCCTTCAGTTTTAG TGGTACCAACTGCGAACGTCAGAAGGACATGTGCGAAATTATGAACAATCCTTGCCAGAATAACGCGAAATGTGTGGGAACTTCGAATTCGTTGAAATGTTACTGCGATTTAGGATTCACCGGAGAACATTGCGAAAGAA gaattaaCATCGAAGATAGTATTAGCGTGAACGGCGATGGATACATCGAATTACCAGGATCATTGTTACCTCATTACAATCTGAACGATTTAACCGTCGTTATTTATTTCACCACTAGAGCTAGCGAAGGTTTAT